A region of Reichenbachiella carrageenanivorans DNA encodes the following proteins:
- a CDS encoding DUF368 domain-containing protein, with translation MRTFKDYILLFLKGIGMGSADVVPGVSGGTIAFITGIYEELLNSINSFDAEAFRLLFSLKFKNFWAKINGGFLLPLVSGILLSAITLAKIITYFLEEHPIQLWSFFFGLIIISSISVAKEISKWNGYTVLSALVGIAIAYMVTVITPATTPNSLWFVFICGAIAICAMILPGISGSFILLILGKYAFIMSALKNFEVGTIAVFAIGCIIGLFTFSRLISWFLKKFHYYAIALLAGFMIGSLNKIWPWKKAELFRINSHGIQVPIFERNILPTDYMAETGHSPMIIQAILYMALGFMMVVIMEKIAYAIKKSNEKNHS, from the coding sequence ATGCGTACGTTTAAAGATTATATCTTACTCTTTCTAAAAGGAATAGGAATGGGTAGTGCAGATGTAGTACCTGGCGTATCGGGTGGTACTATTGCTTTCATCACTGGCATCTATGAGGAATTGCTCAATTCGATCAATTCCTTCGATGCAGAAGCCTTCCGACTTCTTTTCTCCTTAAAGTTCAAAAATTTTTGGGCCAAAATAAATGGTGGTTTCCTATTACCTCTCGTTTCAGGCATACTACTAAGTGCCATCACTCTGGCCAAGATCATTACTTACTTCTTAGAAGAGCACCCCATCCAACTTTGGTCTTTTTTCTTTGGGCTCATTATTATTTCCTCTATATCAGTAGCAAAGGAAATTAGTAAATGGAATGGATACACAGTGCTCTCAGCACTTGTAGGCATTGCGATAGCTTATATGGTCACAGTGATTACTCCTGCCACCACCCCCAATTCGCTTTGGTTTGTATTTATCTGTGGTGCCATAGCTATTTGTGCTATGATATTGCCTGGTATTTCGGGCAGTTTCATTTTGCTTATTCTTGGCAAGTATGCCTTTATCATGTCTGCACTCAAAAACTTTGAAGTGGGTACCATCGCAGTTTTTGCTATTGGCTGTATTATTGGGCTTTTTACCTTCTCTAGGCTGATATCTTGGTTTCTAAAAAAGTTTCATTACTACGCCATTGCACTACTGGCAGGCTTTATGATTGGCTCCCTCAATAAGATATGGCCATGGAAAAAAGCTGAGCTTTTCAGAATCAATTCTCACGGCATACAAGTACCTATTTTCGAAAGAAATATTCTACCTACCGACTACATGGCCGAAACTGGCCACTCACCTATGATCATACAAGCCATACTGTATATGGCTCTCGGTTTTATGATGGTAGTAATCATGGAAAAAATCGCATATGCGATTAAAAAATCTAACGAAAAAAATCACTCATGA
- a CDS encoding phosphosulfolactate synthase, translated as MNYTLNNIPERTVKPRDKGFTMVMDKGLSVRQAEDLIETCGDYVDIVKLGWATSYATNNLQKKLDYYKSAGIPVYLGGTLFEAFIVRDQFDDYRRVLEKYDINHAEVSDGSITLDHNKKCEYITTLAKDVTVLSEVGSKDADEIIPPYQWIELMQKELDAGAWKVIGEAREGGNVGLFRSSGEVRSGLVQEILTKIPMEKVIWEAPQKSQQVYFIKLLGSNVNLGNIAPSEVIPLETLRLGLRGDTFDYFLNEGGKL; from the coding sequence ATGAATTATACTCTCAATAATATACCTGAAAGAACGGTAAAACCACGTGATAAAGGCTTCACGATGGTGATGGACAAAGGTTTAAGCGTCCGTCAGGCAGAAGATTTAATAGAGACATGCGGAGATTATGTTGATATCGTCAAGCTAGGATGGGCGACCTCCTATGCAACCAATAACCTACAGAAAAAACTAGACTACTATAAGTCAGCTGGCATTCCTGTTTATTTGGGCGGTACTTTATTCGAAGCATTCATCGTCAGAGATCAATTTGATGATTATAGAAGAGTCTTAGAAAAGTATGATATCAACCACGCCGAAGTATCGGATGGTTCTATCACTCTGGATCATAATAAAAAATGTGAATACATCACAACACTAGCCAAAGATGTAACTGTATTGTCTGAAGTAGGCTCTAAAGATGCGGATGAAATCATCCCTCCATACCAATGGATAGAGCTAATGCAGAAAGAACTAGATGCAGGAGCTTGGAAAGTAATAGGAGAAGCCAGAGAAGGTGGAAACGTAGGTCTTTTCAGATCTTCTGGCGAAGTAAGATCAGGATTGGTTCAAGAGATCTTGACCAAAATCCCAATGGAAAAAGTGATTTGGGAAGCACCTCAAAAATCACAACAAGTATATTTCATTAAACTGTTAGGGTCTAATGTAAACCTCGGCAACATCGCTCCTTCTGAAGTGATCCCATTGGAAACACTTCGACTAGGCTTGAGAGGAGACACCTTCGATTATTTCCTAAACGAAGGCGGCAAGCTATAA
- a CDS encoding tetratricopeptide repeat protein, translating to MNDNDAADQSFSIFATKCYWIMEENYKKRNEEKELVKKYESFRENKEAFYFTSEEYESIIQTYLDLSKNRKALKATNLAIEQYPYAVEFMVLKAQTYSNLQEYGIAIDILEKAGNLHPGDSDIFLIKGNIQILNGDIDEALVSFDRALEQTEDKDEVFYSIGLAYQNRGDYREAITFFKQSLEENLNNENALYELAYCLDVTGELETSISYYKEFIDKDPYSEYAWFNLGIVYNKLEKYEESINAYEYCIAIDDKYSSAYFNMGNSMMMLKKYEQGLNAFKTTLELEGPTPEIYFSIGSVYEQMEQYDLAIRYYRKSTKLDQFYDEAWYCTGICLGHQNKWYEAVHFFNKALKLSVENSDYWIALAEAEHKVGNVISSIDAYDEASQLDPGNVDVWVKWSLLYHEQGDHEQAMNILHDGLEELPDEAALFYQAVIYLIEKGTYKLAFTYLEKGLFLDYDGHTVLYDHFPKLETQKALYKIIQQYK from the coding sequence ATGAATGATAATGATGCTGCAGATCAGTCATTCAGTATCTTTGCAACCAAATGCTATTGGATAATGGAGGAGAATTATAAGAAACGAAACGAGGAGAAAGAACTTGTAAAAAAGTACGAATCGTTTCGAGAGAATAAAGAAGCCTTTTATTTCACTTCGGAGGAGTATGAATCCATCATCCAAACCTACCTCGATCTAAGCAAAAACAGAAAAGCACTAAAAGCCACAAATTTAGCCATAGAACAGTACCCATATGCGGTAGAGTTTATGGTACTAAAAGCCCAAACCTACTCCAACCTACAGGAATATGGAATAGCCATAGACATATTAGAAAAAGCAGGCAATCTACACCCAGGGGATTCAGACATATTCCTTATCAAAGGAAATATTCAAATCCTAAATGGCGATATAGATGAAGCACTCGTTAGTTTCGATAGAGCGCTTGAACAAACAGAAGACAAAGACGAGGTTTTTTACAGTATTGGCTTGGCCTATCAAAATAGAGGTGACTACAGAGAAGCTATTACTTTTTTCAAACAGTCATTAGAAGAAAACCTCAATAATGAAAATGCACTATACGAACTGGCTTACTGCTTAGACGTAACTGGTGAATTAGAAACTAGCATTTCCTATTACAAAGAATTCATAGACAAAGATCCTTATTCAGAATATGCCTGGTTCAATTTGGGAATCGTCTACAATAAATTAGAAAAGTACGAAGAGTCAATCAATGCCTACGAATACTGTATTGCCATAGATGATAAGTACAGTTCGGCCTATTTCAACATGGGCAACTCCATGATGATGCTCAAAAAATACGAGCAAGGATTGAATGCATTCAAAACTACACTCGAACTAGAAGGTCCTACACCTGAGATCTATTTCAGCATTGGCTCAGTATATGAGCAGATGGAGCAGTACGATTTGGCCATTAGATATTACAGAAAATCAACAAAACTTGACCAATTTTACGATGAAGCCTGGTACTGCACAGGCATATGTCTAGGACATCAAAACAAGTGGTACGAGGCTGTACACTTCTTTAACAAGGCACTAAAATTGAGTGTGGAAAACTCCGACTATTGGATCGCATTGGCGGAAGCCGAACACAAGGTGGGCAATGTCATCTCTAGCATCGATGCATACGACGAGGCCAGTCAATTGGACCCTGGCAATGTAGACGTTTGGGTAAAATGGTCTTTGCTCTATCATGAGCAAGGCGATCATGAGCAAGCGATGAATATTCTCCACGATGGATTGGAAGAACTGCCAGACGAAGCGGCTCTTTTTTACCAAGCGGTTATTTATTTAATTGAAAAAGGGACTTACAAGCTGGCTTTCACCTACTTAGAAAAAGGTTTGTTTTTAGATTATGATGGACACACAGTCCTATATGATCACTTCCCAAAATTGGAAACTCAAAAGGCCTTGTACAAGATCATTCAGCAGTACAAATAA
- a CDS encoding sterol desaturase family protein — protein MEYLHIFWEVSVGYLNWFLGQLTFRTSDGLWGNYFYFLLLVSLVFFGLEWIKPWRKDQPKFRLDFWLDAFYMFFNFFLFSIIAFAGLAQVGVQFLSDVLGYFNIENIVAIQVGSLPAGVQLLLLFVVKDFIEWLIHRLLHWSPRLWEFHKVHHSVKQMGFAAHLRFHWMENVIYKSLEYIPLAMIGFSLTDFFLVHAIAIAIGHWNHANFNVNIGLLKYVFNHPAMHIWHHAKHLPEDRQAGVNFGLSLSMWDYLFGTSYVPENGRDIELGFPEDDNFPSDFIHQNLHGFGVKKK, from the coding sequence ATGGAATACTTGCATATATTTTGGGAGGTGAGCGTGGGTTATCTAAATTGGTTTTTAGGCCAGCTAACCTTTCGGACTAGTGATGGCCTCTGGGGTAATTATTTTTATTTTCTGCTTTTGGTGTCTTTGGTGTTTTTTGGACTGGAGTGGATCAAGCCTTGGCGAAAAGATCAACCGAAGTTTAGATTGGACTTCTGGCTGGATGCTTTTTATATGTTTTTTAACTTTTTTTTGTTTTCAATTATTGCCTTTGCTGGATTGGCACAAGTAGGTGTGCAGTTTCTTTCTGATGTGTTAGGTTACTTTAACATTGAAAATATAGTGGCAATACAGGTGGGAAGTTTGCCTGCTGGTGTGCAACTGTTGCTCTTGTTTGTAGTCAAAGATTTTATCGAATGGCTCATACATCGGTTGTTGCATTGGTCGCCCAGATTATGGGAGTTTCATAAAGTGCATCACAGTGTCAAACAAATGGGATTTGCTGCTCATCTGAGGTTTCATTGGATGGAGAATGTGATATACAAATCGTTGGAGTACATTCCATTGGCTATGATTGGGTTTAGTCTTACGGACTTCTTTTTAGTACATGCGATTGCTATCGCTATTGGCCATTGGAATCACGCCAATTTCAATGTAAACATAGGCTTACTGAAGTATGTGTTTAATCATCCTGCTATGCATATTTGGCACCATGCCAAGCATTTGCCTGAAGATCGTCAGGCAGGGGTTAACTTCGGGCTTTCGCTGAGCATGTGGGATTATCTTTTTGGTACGAGTTATGTCCCAGAAAATGGAAGAGATATTGAATTGGGTTTTCCTGAGGATGATAATTTCCCGTCTGATTTCATCCATCAAAATCTACATGGCTTTGGGGTAAAAAAAAAATGA
- a CDS encoding DUF3127 domain-containing protein — protein MEIKAKLLEKYDTATFGTGGFKKREFVVEYAENPQYPEFIKFELIQDKCEQLDGFNIGQELDIAFNLKGRKWTNPKGEVVYFNSLQAWRIGAANNVNAAPAQGGSGDAAAANLTEPEWLNSDKSGEADDLPF, from the coding sequence ATGGAAATTAAAGCCAAATTGCTTGAAAAGTATGACACCGCCACTTTCGGAACTGGTGGTTTCAAAAAGAGAGAATTCGTAGTTGAATACGCGGAAAACCCACAATATCCAGAATTCATCAAATTCGAACTCATTCAAGACAAATGTGAACAATTGGACGGCTTTAATATCGGTCAAGAACTAGATATAGCCTTCAACTTGAAAGGAAGAAAATGGACTAACCCTAAAGGTGAAGTAGTTTATTTCAACTCCCTACAAGCATGGAGAATTGGCGCAGCTAACAACGTGAACGCAGCGCCAGCACAAGGAGGATCTGGAGACGCTGCCGCTGCCAACCTCACAGAACCAGAATGGCTGAACTCTGACAAAAGCGGAGAAGCGGACGACTTACCTTTCTAA